The proteins below come from a single Bactrocera tryoni isolate S06 unplaced genomic scaffold, CSIRO_BtryS06_freeze2 scaffold_25, whole genome shotgun sequence genomic window:
- the LOC120780514 gene encoding uncharacterized protein LOC120780514, with the protein MSICVSYYKTTHLHISFRNNCWISEMITLPENFCTILQTKEELVECVFPNIIQNRRSHDWLAERSILAPKNIHDNAMNFKIQEKLPGEVITYKSIDSVMDEDEAVNYPIEFLNSLEPAGTPPHLLNLKTCHSISNVCNFRCVYHLPTL; encoded by the exons ATGTCAATATGTGTATCCTATTACAAGACGACTCATCTGCACATCAGTTTTCGGAACAATTGTTGGATATCGGAAATGATCACCTTGCccgaaaatttttgtacaattttgcaaacaaaagaaGAATTGGTCGAATGCGTTTTCCCAAATATCATTCAGAATCGCAGAAGCCATGATTGGTTAGCAGAACGttcaatattggcaccgaagaATATACACGACAATGCAATGAACtttaaaattcaagaaaaattgcCAGGTGAAGTCATAACTTATAAATCCATTGACAGCGTTATGGATGAAGATGAAGCTGTGAATTATCCAATTGAATTTCTGAATTCATTGGAACCAGCTGGTACACCGCCACATCTTTTGAATTTAAAG ACATGCCATTCAATTTCAAACGTCTGCAATTTCCGGTGCGTTTATCATTTGCCAACACTATAA